AGGAGTACATGCCCAGCAAATGTCTGGTGAACGAGATCGCCTGCTACTGGACCTCAGAGTACGACGGTAAAGGGATAGCACCTGCAAGCCGAGTCATACCCGATGGATGCGTCGATATCATTTTCAATCTCGGTGCCACTTCCTATCAGAAGGCGGCATTTCTAACGGGACTGATGAGGACGTACGAGGTGATTCCGTTGACTGAACCACAATCCTTGATCGGTATTCGTTTTTACGCGGAGGGAGCGGCTCGCTTTTTGCGCTACCCTGTCGCCATGATCAATGGTCATCATCCGAATCTGGAAGACATCTGGGGTAAAGAGGCAGATGAGGTGATAGAAGCCTTGCTCGAAGCTTCCAACACGGCGGAGCGGATCGCTTTGTTGGAGCGGGAGCTCATCAAACGATTGTGGATGGATGATCCAGCAGACCCGTTGCTATTGACCAGCATGAACTATTTATATGAATACAGAGGAAATCTTTCCATGGCAGCACTCGCCGAGAAAGTGAATTACAGCGAGAGAACCTTGCGCAGGACGTTTCAACAACAATTGGGTATGAGCCCGAAGGAACTGGGCCGAATCATTCAGTTTCAAGGGCTGTTGCAAATGCTGGCGAAGGGAATACGCACTTCGTTTACGGATGCAGCCCTCCAGAGTGGCTATTATGATCAGTCGCACTTGATCAAGAGCTTTCATACTTTTTACGGTGTTGCTCCAAGCAAAATGATCTCGCCAGATCGTACGAATCGATAGTCTTTAAAAGTTGTCCGTTTTTTACAATCTTCTTATGGTTAGACCCGTTATCTTAAAGAAAGGATGGTGAATTCATGTGAATGAACAAACTTTAGATGCATACTGTCGGAAGCAGCCCGGTGTCACCCATGACTATCAGATGGATTGGGAATGCGATCGCTACCATGTCGGAGGCAAAATTTTTGCCATGATTGGAGGCGATTCCAAAGGTGTTCGCATCCTCACCTTGAAATGCGATCCGATGCGCGCAGAGGAATTGCGCGAGACCTACGAAGGGATCGTACCCGGCTATCACATGAACAAGTCCCATTGGAATTCTGTCTACCTGGACGCTGATATTCCCGAAGGCTTATGGGAAAGGATGATCGAGCATGCGTACGAAACGGTGCTCCAAAAACTGCCCAAGCGCGTCCAGCAAGAAATCAAGAGCGAATAGGAGTGAATGATGTGGGAATCAAGCTTGATATGGTAGGGATTGTCGTACAGGACATGAAAAAAGCGTTGGATTTCTATCGGGTACTCGGTTTCGATATTCCTGAGGGAGCAAATGAAGAGCCGCATGTGGAGGTAGCGCAGGACGGTGTTCGTCTGGCCTTTGATACAATAGAAGTTGCCAAGGGTGTGTATGGAGGATGGGAAGCACCTGTCGGGCATCGGATTGAGC
The window above is part of the Brevibacillus brevis NBRC 100599 genome. Proteins encoded here:
- a CDS encoding MmcQ/YjbR family DNA-binding protein encodes the protein MNEQTLDAYCRKQPGVTHDYQMDWECDRYHVGGKIFAMIGGDSKGVRILTLKCDPMRAEELRETYEGIVPGYHMNKSHWNSVYLDADIPEGLWERMIEHAYETVLQKLPKRVQQEIKSE
- a CDS encoding AraC family transcriptional regulator, yielding MRKFRPVQPPTLQRASAQNAYHYQEYMPSKCLVNEIACYWTSEYDGKGIAPASRVIPDGCVDIIFNLGATSYQKAAFLTGLMRTYEVIPLTEPQSLIGIRFYAEGAARFLRYPVAMINGHHPNLEDIWGKEADEVIEALLEASNTAERIALLERELIKRLWMDDPADPLLLTSMNYLYEYRGNLSMAALAEKVNYSERTLRRTFQQQLGMSPKELGRIIQFQGLLQMLAKGIRTSFTDAALQSGYYDQSHLIKSFHTFYGVAPSKMISPDRTNR
- a CDS encoding VOC family protein; translation: MGIKLDMVGIVVQDMKKALDFYRVLGFDIPEGANEEPHVEVAQDGVRLAFDTIEVAKGVYGGWEAPVGHRIELAFLCENAEALDALYTKIISHGYESHREPWDAFWGQRYAIVKDPDGNLISLFA